AAGAGATGAAAGGAAGCTCTGGAGAACAGATGACCTGGCTGGAGTGTAGGAAAGACTGAGAAGGAGCCAGGGTCAGATCATGAAAGACCTGTCTTTCATGCTAAAAGAGCTTGGTTTTGACCCAAAGATAGAACACCTGATTAtagatttcacttttcttctgattAATTGGGTGAttttgagcaaatcacttaacctctccgaGCTTCGGTTTCCTCATTCATAGGATGCAGATAATATTCATTTGTCTTATCAACCTAATTGCTGTGAAGATCAGACTGGGTAATATGTGTTGTAAAAACAGCTTTCGCTTTGTAAGATGTTgttttgtataaatataaatatttaggatTATATTCATGTGCCTCTCCTTAAACTTGTAATTCACCTTGGGAAATTTTTAGTTCACTTAGTAGACTTGAAAAGCAGGGACACAATGCCTTATGTCTCTTATTtactagaaaatgttaaattaggTGCAGTTAACCTAGACTCTCCTTTCTAGCCTAAGTGTCTGAGAGTACGGTCATGGAGACAGTGTAAGTGGGGATTGGGAGGGTAACTAATGTagtaaaatagtgataataataataataattctaaatactTCATAatcttgatttaattttcttttcacagtAACCCTTTGAGGCAagtaatattttctccttgttattgatgagaaaacaggctcatggtggttaagtgacttgcccaagctcaccTAGTTAAGTAATAGGCAGAGCCAGGTTATAATTCAGACAATTTGTCAGTGTTTGGCTGTCTGAAGAAAATCCCACAGGAACCTCTTGAGTGTTGTAATCACCACTTGATGCTAAAATGGGTAACCTTTAAGGACCACCTAGGTAGACTCCCTAAGCAGCAGCCTGGGCAGTGGCTATTGTCTGGCCATTTTATTGTTCTATGGGACTGTTTGGAAGTTGCTTTTGGCAATTTATGATTTTAAGAGCACAGTTTATGaccaaattaaactttatttttgtgtctatttcatcctttttcttaTATGTTGATGTTTTAATACCTTCTTTTACCTCAAGGCATTTTAAACCATAGTCATTCTTTAGGATATTTTTCATCTAAACAACCAAATTATGTTATGAATTTGCACCAGTGTAGATgctaatttagaaatatttgaggGAATATGTTTgccaaaaatgcaaaaatgaataaaatggccCTGGATTTATAGTGTGTCATTgaaaatgatcaaggaatcagTCCACCAGGCTTTGTGAATtccctctgtatttttttctaggtGTGAACATGGAATCATTGAGAAATGCACACCAACCAGCAACACCAAATGCAGAGAaggtaattatttctttttatgattctATTCTCCTTTCTTCCAACCCCActgtaaaatatgaagaaaagccAATCCAAAACTTTTGATTCTCTGAGAGTACTttgttttaatcttaaaaattgCTTACTTTCATTTACCATGTCCAGCGTTCCAATCTACAGGATCCAGATCTAACTTACACAGTTTATGGGCCCTCCTGATCCTCATTCCAATATCTGCACTAATATACAGGGGTAAGTTCTTACTTTGTTCAAACTGTAGATTGAAGTAACTTGGGAAGTAGTTGTTCACAAGAATTCCCTCCTGTCTCCTACCTACCAGGAGAAAGAAAGCTCCTACCAGGTAGGCAGCTCTGGTATGGTGTTAAATTCCTGCTTCTAAATGCACCCCTGAGAGCGGGTAAGAACAGGTGATGTTATCTCTCAGCTACTGTTTTTGAGCAACCATTCTGGGGCACTGATTGGGTGTTCCCATCTTCCCCATGAACAAGGGTATTTGTATTTAGGCAGTAGCTGAGTTGGCCAAGAATCGGAAGTAGTCCTTCAGTCTACATTGAGATCATCCCATGCACAAAGAGAATTCAAGGAGCCAAGGCATCGCAGGGGACACTTGATAAATTCACCCCTGTCTGTGCCTCCTCTCCCTTGTCCAGGCTCCATGCTTTGTGATTATTTCTCCACCTTAACTTAAAATACCGTGGCAATACCTTTCATGCGAGGGTTACGTAGTAAAGGCAGCACGTAAACCAAAATTGCATATACTTATAATTACTCTAGAAAAATCCCTTTAGATCATTCATACAACACATGGTGGTGTCAACTTTCAATAACTCTGAAAcatccaatttttctttttctgttggaACAAATCACTGCTTCTCCAGGTCAGCTGAAGATAAAGAGACTGCCTTGCCATTAGAGATTgtttaactaaaaatataaactcaatGTTTAAACACTTAAATTGTGCTTGGAGACGTCTAGATTTCTCTCTTCCACCTCATACTGACTTCAAGGCATACACTTATTGAGTATATATATTTGAGTtatttgtgagtgtgtgtactTGAGTTTTGGGGCATTAAATGCCACTTCATGGCAAACTGATGTCGACTTTCCATAGCCTATGGCTTCTGTGCCCAGCTTCAAGCCAGTGAGAGGGAGTGGTGATGGCCATACAATAAGTCAAAAGCCAGCTTCAGGCTAGGCCAGTGTGTGGTAACTGGATGGCTCCATTAAGGTGTGGCATATCTCTAGACCACTTGACTCGGTGGGATGGAATTTTCAAAATCAGGACGAATCTGCCTCTTATGGTGCTCGGTTGCTTTAAATTTCAATGAATGAGTTTCTCCTTCTCACACTTCTCTTAGTATGAGAGTATATTCTCACATGCTTCCTACAAGGCTGAGACCTGAGTCTGATAGAAATTTCTTGGATCTTTCAGAGGTGAAAAGACGGCGCAGGAATAGAAAGAATGGTCACCAGAAATCTATAGCCTCAAATACTGTAAGTGTTGAAACATGCATCagctttctgaaaaaaatagagaaggtagtcattcagctttttacttttacttttttaaaaacaaacatttatgatGCCTGCGTGTGCATGGGTTAGAGGGGCATCAAAAATGAATTAAGATATGGTGCCCAGTTGATAAGAAGCTTCTATACAGATAACAAGAATTAATTCTTATTAATAAATTCTCACTTACACAAAAGGAGTTGAGAAAAGGATGTGGCCAAGCTTCCATGTTCCATGTTGGTATTATCCTGAAGAGAAATGCAGAAAGACATCCTTTACCAGAGCAGGGATTCAGTATCCAAGTCCAGGCACAGAGATAACACTTAAAGCCATTGTAAAGGTAGAACTCAGCTCTCTTCAGACACTTGTTACCTTATCTGTCACCATATCTTTTTACAACATGGAATCAAAGCATTTCAAATAGAAgaagagggagttccctggtagcctaggggctttcactgccgtggcctgggttcaatccctggtcggggaactgagatcccacaagccatgcacagagaggccgaaaaaaaaaaaaaaaaaaacaccacacacacatatagcaaAAGATACACTGGGGAGAGTAACCAGTTCACTTGATGAAAAACGATTTTCTCATTTGGGGCCAGTGGGGCTTAGGGTTCTTTAAATGAACATGGTACAAAATCATTTCAACTTAAACTATGTTGTCATGTCAAAAAATTAGAATAGTTAcagtaaagaaaattttagaatgattctagttattatgtttattttcatgaGTCTATATAAAGAATAATTTCAGCACATTCCACAAATTACTTAGGTTCCTTgcctccctaaaaaaaaaaaagccaatattcCTTAGTTTCTGGTTAGGCTGGAAACTTTCAGACTAAAAATTTGAATGGTGAAAGAATCCTCCTTAGTCACTTAGTCTAAATTTATACATTTAgagtattttattacatttagagTATTCTATACATTTAGagtattctaaatatattttatctctctccttccctccatttttttttttctccccaggaaATGATGCCAGTGAATCTCACAGGTAAgacttttatcatttcatttcatcgAGATGGCTTCCTTAGGAGTCACAGGATAATTTTAGAGTTAAATAATTTTGCAAATTTCAGTAACATATAGTGGGGTCTTGCCGTTTCTTGAGGTTCCAGTTCTTCCTGCTCACCGAAAAGGGTTTATTAAGCAGTTTGTTTAAATGTATAACCAATACTCAGGTAACATAAGATGTTGTATTCTGAAGGCTTAATTTTCCTTCACAAGCAGGTAGGTGTAGTATAGAACTCCTGCCTACATTGACTCAGAGGCTAATCTGAATTGTAGACTCAGTTATTATTGGTGTATCCTAGTTCCTTAACAACAGTCATgattctattctgttctgttcttcGACCTGTGAGTCAGTGATAAGATGGTCATATAAACTCTTGGCCAGCCTTTTAGAGGTGTGGGTCATTGATCATCAAATCCACAGAGACGTTAGAGATGCTCTTTTCCAGCCCTCttgctttatagatgagaaaagaaggcacagagatgttatGTATCTTGCCCAGGTAATAGAGCAAATTACTGGGGACACAGGAGgaggttgtttctgtttttgtttttccctgactGGCTCtttagatctctaggacttaccCATATTCTTAAGTACTGTAAGAGGAGAAATGGTTTTCAGAAGTGGGaattttgtttagaaaaacaaattttcagaGACTATTCTCTATTTTTCAGACATTGACTTGGTAAAACATATCATTAGTATTgctgaacaaatgaaaataactgaagTTAAAGAATTTGTTCGGAAGAATGGTATGGAGGAAACTAAAATAGATGAGATCAAGCACGACAATCCCCAAGATACAGCTGAACAGAAGGTCCAACTTCTCCGTAACTGGTATCAAAGTCATGGGAAGAAAGATGCATATTGCACTTTGATTAAAAGTCTCAGAAAAGCCAAACTTCATGCTCTTGCAGAGAAAATTCAAGATATAGTCCAGAAGGACATTACTAGTGAACATGAAAATGCAAacttgcaaaatgaaaatgaaagcttgGCTTAAAGTGAAAAACAACTAACTCAGTTCTGAGAATATACTAAAGAAAGATTAATGTTCGAATAAGTTCTGGGTAGCTGCAAGCTGTAAATAttgcttggcttttttttttactgggtgtgttttcttttttcatttattagacTTGTAGAGCTAATATATTTACAGGCTTTGAGCATCTCATGATTCTGCCTTCAAGGATGTTTAAAATCTAGTTGGGAAGATGGACACAGTTAAGAGTAAATACAGTGGCATGTAAAGTGCGCAAAAAAAGAACGTATGCAGAGGACAAAAGATTTCAGATCATGTTCAAGTATCTAACATATGATTCTGTAAGTATGAATGTAATTAACATATGTAAATACAAATGCCTATCCACAGGCTGACCTCATTCCATAAATCAGTAGATGTGATCTTTTGTTGTCATGTCACAATCAACTGCCCCTGAATTACCTCCCCAGCTCCACTGATAATTCTAGAGATTTTaccatatttgtaaattttgtttacaGCTTTGAGAGGAGCATACTCAGGGAAAGCTTGCACATACCACTGAATGTAGAATTTAATAAGGTTCTACCTCAAAGGTCTTTGCACAGCTTATTGGCATTTCATGGGGAAATATTTCAGTTTTGAATTCACATAGAAAATGCAGACTCAGTTATAATGCTtggctattttatatttgtttgtcaCTTTGGATCAAAATAATCCACTTCTTTCTCAGGTGTCGAAACATTTTGATCAGGAAAGAATTACTAGATCATTGGCacctctccattttcttcttgatGTGCGTCTTGGTGGCCTGTGCACCCCCAGACTTGGAAGGACTGCCTAAGAAACACTTAACTGATTCACGCAAAGCTGGGACTGCTCTTGGAAACACCTAGTTTAGTTTGGAGAGACTAACTGCTCTTACGGAAGGTAGCTTTGTGGCATAGCATGAACCCATGTCTGCCACCAAAGCTGATAAGATAGATTCTTATTTTGCTCCATCCGCCACAAAATGTTCAGTAACTCCCCATGTGTTCTCTCTTGATGCAAAGGCAGCTTATACATAgcaaaagtgaaatcatatcaggttTCAGGAATTGCTCTTGTTATTTCCTGTAGCTTCTTAGACAAATaagcccctctccccactacCACTTCCTTACTTTTACATTTAAACACTTTCAAAAGTTTATACTAAATGTGAATGttaataaatactattaatatttatatagttgtAAGCTGAAGACAGTTATAAGCTGAAACAGATACTCAGTACTACCTAAAGAGTTTCCATTGATGGAAGGTGTTTTCCTCTTATGtttggaaatagaaaacataggtaaaactatttaattaaaatcatgtttttggTATCTCTGGTTATCTCTTTTTTTGGTGgggcctttttgtttttgttttcttttttctatctatTGCTAAATGTAACCTGTTTATAAATCTTTCATCCTTCCTTTGGTCTCTTAGGaggtatttcctttttaaagcccCTTAGTAGTTAAATAATTTCCTCCATAGGCTGTTACTCTCAAAAATACCCCTCTCCTAAACAACACATAATTGGTTATTATGTGAGGATTTACTATAACAGGATTATATATCAGGCACTGAACGTGTggttaagaaagtaaatatttcaaaGGGTTGGTTTTACTGGTAAGAAAGCTAAATGGGGATTTTGAAATAATCCTTCCTGCATACTTTCCATTTCTGGCTACGTAGTGACCACTGGactatctctcttttttaaaacttaattttaataatatattttgcttaacccatcatttccaaatattatcatttcaacatgtaagcagtataaaaactattaattatataatttacattttttttcatagtaaAGCCCACAAAATctggtttgtattttatttatacttacaagcacatctcagtttggactggTTACGGCATTGATAGTTCAGGTCTATATCTTTGTTAGGGCAGATCTGGCAACCTTAACTCTAATGGCTGGTTCAGCCCTACTACTAAAGTCCAGTACTCTCTGCATCTTTTCAGTGGGATCTCTTCACTCTGGTTGGTTGGAGTGTCAGCAGTCTCCTACCCTTATGTCAGCTTTGGGAATTGTTCTGCTTACAGCACCCGTAGCTGTCCTTTGCTGGCTCTTGGAGTCTTATCTCTGCATGTGCACATAGTATCAGCCAAAGACTCCAGAGAATCCCTGTACCGATTTCTGGAACTCTTTTTCTATGTAGCTTCCTTCTTTTCAGTATTCTGTTCCAAAAAGCCTGGCAGTCTCAGCCTCCTAAACTTAACCTTCTGCCCCTCAACTTGACAAGATGACTGTTCTCTGCTTAGAGTTCCTCCTGTACTAGGATCGGGAAAGGGCTTGTGGGCAGGAAGGCTGAGTGATCATTAGTTTCTCTTCTCTAAGGGATAGTCTGCACTATCTGTTACCTGATTTTCTGGTTCTAGACAGCAGGGGGGCAAGTCTGATACTAGTTAATCTTCACggccagaagcagaagtcctacaggcacacctcattttattgtgcttcgcttTATTGCATTTCACAGATACCGTGTTTTTTACAAACAggttttgtggcaaccctgcgtcgagcaagtctatcagcgccattttttttcaacagcatCTGCTTACTTCAtgcacattttggtaattcttgcaatatttcagactttctcattatgattatatttgttatggtgatctgtgatcagtgatcctTGATGTTACTGTTGCAGAAATAATTCCGACttgctgaaggttcagatgatggttagaattttttagcactaaagcattttaaaattaaggtatgtacatttttttgacataatgctattacacactaAATAGGCtgcagtatagtataaacataacttttatatgcaccgggcaaccaaaaagtttgtgtgactcgctttattgcgatatttgctttattgcggtggtctagAACAGAATCCACAGTATCTTCACCTTGTACTTTGCAAGGTGAAGTTGAGTTAGAGAACATCCTGTATCTACTCTGGTAAGTTCCAATCCGAGAATTTCAGGTTCCTTTGGGAGGACGAGGGAAGTTGAGAAGGTCTTGGGACTTGGTGGTATGGCTCTTTCCCTCATAGTTTCACTTGAGTGTGACCGTTCCCAATAATCACAGCCATGATCCAGAGCTTGAGGTGGCCTTTGGTTCAAGATCACCCTTATTGTGGTGAACCTGGTCTGGTCCTCTTTGTGGTGGACATCCTGGGTAAGAGTGTCACCCATGAGCTGCAGAAAAAAGGTTATTTGTAGAAAGAGGTCGTAGATCATATGGTGAGACTTGCTTACTCAGACACCTAGGTCTTCCTCATTGGTTTGCATATGGAGTTCTCCCAACTTCGATTTGATCAGAAATTTTTTAGCTATTGAATCATCAGTTTCTGTAGAGCTGTCTGGATAAGGTATATAATCAATACAACTTAGAATTTTTTCCATCCTCGCTCCTGAAAGGTAATTTATCTGAGTATAGAATTTTATGCCAGAATACTTGCAGTTTTCCCTCATCTCTTTGAAAATGTTAATCTACTGTCTTCTTACACTTATCGCTGCTGATGGAATGTCTACTTTTGGTTTAAATATCATTCCTTCAAaggtaatgtttatttttttaattctgataAGTTTTAAAGTTTCCCTTACCTTTTCCTTGGTGTTCTGCTGTTTCACTACAATGAGCTTtgatgtagatttatttttacttaacttATTTAATAAGAGTAAATTTTTAATCAGAAAGATAGGGCTGTAGCTTCTGtcctggaaaattctcagctattttctctttcagaagaGTTTCTTTTGAAACTCTTAGTATTATCTGGTGAAGCTTCTTGGCTTATTCCTCAGGTTTCTtacttttactctttttattttttaatataattgtctCTATATATTGCATTTGGGGGAATTCCTCATCATTCTCTTcaaatttactattttctttcttactaaTCAGGCTGGAGTATTATATCCACTGAGGTATATATTTTGTTGTCTACATTTTTCATTAACATTTCTAAGTGCTTCTTTCACATTTTCACTTGTACCTGCTTCATTTCTGCTTGTTTTTCATTGGCAATTTATTAGAGTTCAATAGATTTTATTCCACCATCTATCTCTTTCAGGATcttacagttattttaaagtcttttttagaATTGCTTTGTTATCTTAACCTTAACTGCAGTAATTTCATGCTGATTTTGTAGTGTGGCTTTTCTGGTGtgattttcttcttgtatttttgAGCTCTGTAGGTTCATCTTGAATAACAGATTAACTTCAACAGATTATTCATCTTGAATAACCACTTTACTCTAGTAGTTTTGTGCCTTCTTTTACCAGGGCTTCCAGAGTCCCCAGTTCTGAGCCTGGATTTATAGATGCATTTTGCAGCTCACAGCCCTTGGTGACACTGGGGCTGTCACATATTCAGTCATGTATCTGGGGGCAGCTTGGCTCAGTTCCATGTCATGAGGTTGTGCCTAGGTCTTACCGGATCCCAAGCCCCACAGCATCATATAAGCCATAGTCCCAGGCAGTGTTTGGCAGAAGTTCTGTTTAGCTGTCTTTCACCAGTCAGAAAGCTCTGCCTCAGTCCCCGATTTTAAGAAGGGAGCCTGGGTCTTGTCCTCTGCCTCAGGTGGGCACATTTATTCTTGGCTAAACCCAGGAGCAAACTCTGCTTTCCTTCCAGGCATTGATCTCACAAGGCTTTGGCTTCTGTCCAGGTCATTAATTATCTTGCTGTTGTTTTCCATTCTTCTAGCAAGGAAGGATTTCTTATTCTTTAGCCTGGCTGTgccttttagttttccttttaaaatgtgttgtgtATCATTGCTGTTTGTTCAGATTGAGAGGGGGTGGCCTTCAAGAAGTGCACTTACAATTCTATATTAACCCCAAGGCCCCAATTTTGTCATTAGATGATCAGAAacaatgttttgttttacttttttttttttttttgcggtacgcgggcctctcactgttgtggcctctcccgttgcggagcacaggctccggacgcgcaggctcagaggcNNNNNNNNNNNNNNNNNNNNNNNNNNNNNNNNNNNNNNNNNNNNNNNNNNNNNNNNNNNNNNNNNNNNNNNNNNNNNNNNNNNNNNNNNNNNNNNNNNNNNNNNNNNNNNNNNNNNNNcagaggccatggctcacgggcccagccgctctgcggcatgtgggatcttcccggaccagggcacgaacccgcgtcccctgcaacggcaggcagactctcaaccactgcgccaccagggaagccctgttttacatttttaagttacAACTAACACTCAAGTTGTTTTCAGTTACATAGAGCCCTTTGATAGAAATCAAGAGAAGAACAGAGACTGTAGGGTTTCCCAAGTAGACCTGAGGTTTATTATAGTGGTGAATCTAGAGTCCTACAGATCTgggattaaatatttattttctccttaaggGTAGAAACACATGTTTTAATctctttgagccttagtttccccatctataaaatgggaaaattgtttcaatattttggagtttttatggggattaaataaaatgtatatgaagtATATACCATGGTGCCTGACTCTATACCTTGGAAGATAGTAATAAAAAATCCAACTGAGATGCTTAAGCAAAATGTAAATTGATTGGCATATTTTACTAGAAGTTCAGAGATAGGGTTCAGAAGCACTAACCTAATCCAGTGCCTCCAGTCATGACTCCTTGTGATTCTCTTGGATTTGCCCTCTTCATATGGATCTACTTGTTAGACTGATAGTGACAAGCTGCCAGGACCTATCTGTGTATCACAGCATCCAGAAAAGACAACAGTTATGTAGGGGGGTAAGATGTGCTGGTTGGCTAAATCCACATGCCTCATTCTTTGAGCCTGGGGCAGGATCAGGTTCCCCTGAGTTTCCAAATATGTAGTTGGGAGGAGGACTCTTGTTAAGAGGGTAAAAGGGGATTCTGGGTAGGAGTGCTAGGATGTTTTGGGTACCCAACTCAAACTGACAATAGAAAAATGTAGTACCTTATAGCACAGGCAGTCCAAAGGCATGGCTCAGTGGTACGGCGAAGCCTGGTTGTACCAGCTCACTAGAGTCAATTGTTCAACACTCAGGAATTTTGTAAGCCAACTGTTAAACTGTTGGTAGCTTGATATTGCTATGGTGGGAGTAATTaccttacatttttaaagtagaagaGATCAGTTTACTGTGAAACCCAGTGAACATCAGGAGACTTCTGCAGGTTTTGCTTAAAAGTCCTATGTTTAATTTCTAGCCACCAAGCGAGCGTCTGTCTGGTAATACTTACATTGATGAAGCTAAGACCaagctctttcttctttttttccatgaGAATGTTTGAAGGGAGGGATTAACTTCCTGATATCaacagtaatcttttttttttttaatgagaggagACGAATCTAGCTGGTAATATTAGCTGCCTTGTGAGATGTCTCCAGTCATCAACTGTCAGCTCCTATTGGAGCCACTAACCCAGAAACATGGAGGCTGGCTGCCACCGGTGGCCACCGAACCAAGAAAGCAGaccctcttctttccctcctgctCA
This sequence is a window from Physeter macrocephalus isolate SW-GA chromosome 20, ASM283717v5, whole genome shotgun sequence. Protein-coding genes within it:
- the FAS gene encoding tumor necrosis factor receptor superfamily member 6 isoform X2 — protein: MSEIWVLWPLIFTSIAGPLSKGDNAHVADSNSEMLKLSKNITKRESCDEGLYREHGFCCQPCPPGKRKNDGCKIDGGEPECVLCAEGEEYTDKNHHSYNCRRCRVCDGEHGLEVEKNCTRTQNTKCRCKPNFFCNVSLCEHCNPCTTCEHGIIEKCTPTSNTKCREAFQSTGSRSNLHSLWALLILIPISALIYREVKRRRRNRKNGHQKSIASNTEMMPVNLTDIDLVKHIISIAEQMKITEVKEFVRKNGMEETKIDEIKHDNPQDTAEQKTCRANIFTGFEHLMILPSRMFKI
- the FAS gene encoding tumor necrosis factor receptor superfamily member 6 isoform X4, whose product is MSEIWVLWPLIFTSIAGPLSKGDNAHVADSNSEMLKLSKNITKRESCDEGLYREHGFCCQPCPPGKRKNDGCKIDGGEPECVLCAEGEEYTDKNHHSYNCRRCRVCDGEHGLEVEKNCTRTQNTKCRCKPNFFCNVSLCEHCNPCTTCEHGIIEKCTPTSNTKCREAFQSTGSRSNLHSLWALLILIPISALIYREVKRRRRNRKNGHQKSIASNTEMMPVNLTDIDLVKHIISIAEQMKITEVKEFVRKNGMEETKIDEIKHDNPQDTAEQKVQLLRNWYQSHGKKDAYCTLIKSLRKAKLHALAEKIQDIVQKDITSEHENANLQNENESLA
- the FAS gene encoding tumor necrosis factor receptor superfamily member 6 isoform X1; this translates as MLKLSKNITKRESCDEGLYREHGFCCQPCPPGKRKNDGCKIDGGEPECVLCAEGEEYTDKNHHSYNCRRCRVCDGEHGLEVEKNCTRTQNTKCRCKPNFFCNVSLCEHCNPCTTCEHGIIEKCTPTSNTKCREAFQSTGSRSNLHSLWALLILIPISALIYREVKRRRRNRKNGHQKSIASNTEMMPVNLTDIDLVKHIISIAEQMKITEVKEFVRKNGMEETKIDEIKHDNPQDTAEQKVQLLRNWYQSHGKKDAYCTLIKSLRKAKLHALAEKIQDIVQKDITSEHENANLQNENESLA